TGCCGCAATGCGCCTGCATGTAATGCTCACGGCCTTTGCGCGTTTCGCTGATAGAGCCAGGTGTGCGGCCAAATTCGCTCATGGCAATGACCAGCGTTTCATCGAGCAGCGTCTTACCCGGCGTGTCTGGCGACGGAATCGCGTCCATGTCTTTCAGAAAGCTGCTGAAGGCGGCGTCCAGTTCTTTGATCAAGGCCGGATGGTTGCGCGCGCCTTCTTTGTAGATATTAGCGTGATGATCCCAGCCGCCGTGGCTGGCCATAATGAAGCGCGTCCCAGCGTCGGCTTTGAAGAGATTGCGCGCCAGGATCAGGCAATTGCCGATGCTGCTGTTGCCATAGCGTTTTTTATCGGCGCCGTCGAGCGCCATCACTTCGGGCACGCGCGGGTCGTTCATAATCGCCCACGCGCCGCGATAGTAATCTTGATAATCGGCGTAGCTGCGATCCGCCGCGCCGCCGCCGCGCAAGCTTTGATCGAGTTGCTGCAACCGTTCCCAACGGCGTTTGAAGGTTTCTTCCATGCCTTTCTGCGGCGCGAGATTGGGCGGCGCATCCCCCACGGCCAAACTCATCGGGCCGAATTCGGCGGACATAAAGCCTTGGTTAATCAAACCAGCCTGATTGCCCGCCAGATTCATCGCCACATAAGCAGGCAGCGAATCAGTTGCCTTGCGTTGTTTCGCCAATTCGTAGCACACCACCGCGCCGATGGCCGGAACCTCTTTGGACAGCGCCAGATTGAGCGGATGGCCGGTCTGAATGTAATACTGCGCGCGCCCATGCACGACATCCCAGGCGGCCATACTGCGCACAATGGTCAGCTTGTCGAGCACGCTCGGCAAATTCGGCATCAGGCCCACGGGCAATTTCAGATCATTGGGGAAGCTGCGAATGTCGAAATAGTTCGGCGTCCACGGCCCTTCTTTGGCGTCCAGCGTATCCACCTGGCTCATGCCGCCATCGAGATTGAGAAACAAAACCTGCCGAGCCGTCGCGCGCGGTTGGGCTTTCTGTGCGGCGCGCACGTTGATGGGGCGAAAGGCGTTGAGATAACCGCCGATTAAACTGACGCCGCCGACACTTAGCAATTCGCGGCGGGTGAGTGTGGGAATGTTGCGAGCGTTGTGTTGCATGACTTGTTCAACCACTATCGGAGACTGCATTTTTGCCATTCACACGTCTCAAGCAGCCAACGAAACGACGCTGACTTGCCGTGAGACCGCATGCTTGCCCGGATGCGCCAAGATGTCATCAATCAATAGCGAAGTTTCCGGTTCATAATAACTCTCACCGCAACTCGCGCATTGGCGCAACGGCAAGTTTTCGATGATGACGGCCCTCGCGCCTTTCCCAAAAAGCTTATCCTTGTAAACGGTGCGCACGCCCGGCGTACCGCAAACGGCGCATGGCTCAAGCACCTGTTCGATATTCAACGGCTCATTCATAATCAGTAATCCTCAACCTGTAGCCGGTGATCACGAAGACGTTGCGACAGTCCGTCAGCTTCACCACGACGGCCATTTCCGCGCCCGCCACCGTATCACCGTAAACAACATATTTGTTTTCAGCGCGCTTGAGATCATATTGCTCTTCGACGATTTCGCCTGTTAAAAGGCACTGTATGACATCCTGAAACACAAAACCATCATCATCCAACTCGTCTCTGGCATGCTCCGACAGATAAATGCGCTTGACGCGTGCCGCAGCCTGCATCTCTGCCAACAAGGATTGAAACATCTCAGTAGTTGAAGACGAAATCGAGTTTGTTCACCAATCCCCACTGCAAATCCTCCGCCCCTTGCTTCCTGTCTTGCGCCAGCCACGTCAGCGCCAACTCTTTCTCCTGCGCCAGCGGATAACGCGAGAGCGTCGCCAGATACAGCGCCTCAACAATCTCGGCATTGCTTTTCGGCGATTTCACCAACTGTTCGACCAGGCTGCCATTGGCCGCCTGCACGCGCTTCGTCACAAACGGGCTGTTCATCAGCATCATCGCCTGCAAGATCGAGCCGCCCGGCTGGCGGTCGAATTGCTCGCGGTTGGCTTGGCCGAAGGTGCGCAGGAAGCTTTTGGCCTCGCCGTTGTTGATGTCTTCGGGCGAAGCCGCTTCCGTCCAGAAATGCGCGGGCGCAATCGGCGTCTCATAAGTCCAGTCGCGGCGTTTGTAATCGCCAAAAACCAGCGTGGCCTGCGTGATGGCGTCGTGCATCTGCTCCGCCGTCAGTTGGCGGATGAAGTGACGCGCGAAATAGGGCGTGTAGGCTTCTTTCCACGCGCCCTCAAACCGCGAAGAGAGTTGATAGGCTTGCGACCGCACGAGCGTGCGCATCAGGTATTTCAAGCTGAACTTGTGCGCGGCGAAATCGCGCGCCAGCGCATCCAGCAGGGTCGCATTGCTCGGCTGGCACGTCCACGGCGCGGGCAGTTGCGCTTGCGGGTCTTGCCGCGCCAGATCAAACGAATCCACCGGATCAACGATGCCGAGGCCGAAAAACTGTTTCCAGATCAGGTTGACTGTGGCGCGCGCGAATTGCGGGTGCGTGGTGAGCATGCGGGCGAATTGCGGGCGCAGCGGTTTGCTCAGATCGGCCTTTTCGCCCGTCAACATAAACG
This Acidobacteriota bacterium DNA region includes the following protein-coding sequences:
- a CDS encoding DUF1501 domain-containing protein yields the protein MQHNARNIPTLTRRELLSVGGVSLIGGYLNAFRPINVRAAQKAQPRATARQVLFLNLDGGMSQVDTLDAKEGPWTPNYFDIRSFPNDLKLPVGLMPNLPSVLDKLTIVRSMAAWDVVHGRAQYYIQTGHPLNLALSKEVPAIGAVVCYELAKQRKATDSLPAYVAMNLAGNQAGLINQGFMSAEFGPMSLAVGDAPPNLAPQKGMEETFKRRWERLQQLDQSLRGGGAADRSYADYQDYYRGAWAIMNDPRVPEVMALDGADKKRYGNSSIGNCLILARNLFKADAGTRFIMASHGGWDHHANIYKEGARNHPALIKELDAAFSSFLKDMDAIPSPDTPGKTLLDETLVIAMSEFGRTPGSISETRKGREHYMQAHCGMFVGGGVRRGAVIGKTDAAGGQIVEAGWSGQRPIYMEDIACTIYSALGIDWTKRIDNTPSGRAFHYVEPASGTKYVGFKPVTDLFA
- a CDS encoding YgiT-type zinc finger protein — protein: MNEPLNIEQVLEPCAVCGTPGVRTVYKDKLFGKGARAVIIENLPLRQCASCGESYYEPETSLLIDDILAHPGKHAVSRQVSVVSLAA
- a CDS encoding DUF4258 domain-containing protein, with protein sequence MFQSLLAEMQAAARVKRIYLSEHARDELDDDGFVFQDVIQCLLTGEIVEEQYDLKRAENKYVVYGDTVAGAEMAVVVKLTDCRNVFVITGYRLRITDYE